From one Rattus rattus isolate New Zealand chromosome 15, Rrattus_CSIRO_v1, whole genome shotgun sequence genomic stretch:
- the Rnf138 gene encoding E3 ubiquitin-protein ligase RNF138 isoform X1: MSEELSADTSYTEDDFYCPVCQEVLKTPVRTAACQHVFCRKCFLTAMRESGIHCPLCRGSVTRRERACPERAIDLENIMRRVSGSCRCCSKKIKFYRMRHHYKSCKKYQDEYGVSSVIPNVKISQDSVRSSNRSETSASDNTETYQEDTSSSGHPTFKCPLCQESNFTRQRLLDHCNSNHLFQIVPVTCPICVSLPWGDPSQITRNFVSHLNQRHQFDYGEFVNLQLDEETQYQTAVEESFQVNM, translated from the exons ATGTCCGAGGAGCTTTCGGCGGACACGTCCTACACGGAAGATGATTTCTACTGCCCAGTCTGTCAGGAGGTGCTCAAGACGCCGGTGCGGACCGCGGCCTGTCAGCACGT TTTCTGTAGAAAATGTTTCCTGACTGCAATGAGAGAGAGTGGAATACATTGTCCTCTATGTCGCGGAAGTGTGACTAGAAGAGAAAGAGCATGTCCGGAACGGGCCATAGATCTTGAAAATATCATGAGGAGGGTTTCTGGTAGCTGCAGATGCTGTTCAAAAAAG ATTAAATTTTATCGCATGAGACATCATTACAAATCTTGTAAGAAGTATCAGGATGAATATGGTGTCTCTTCTGTCATTCCAAATGTTAAGATTTCTCAAGATTCAGTAAGGAGCAG TAataggagtgaaacatctgcatcTGATAACACAGAAACTTATCAAGAGGATACAAg TTCTTCTGGGCATCCCACCTTTAAGTGTCCCTTATGTCAAGAGTCAAATTTCACCAGACAACGTTTATTGGATCACTGTAATAGTAACCACCTATTTCAGATAGTTCCTGTG ACATGTCCTATTTGTGTGTCTCTTCCTTGGGGAGATCCTAGCCAGATTACTAGAAATTTCGTTAGTCATCTAAATCAAAGACATCAGTTTGATTATGGAGAATTTGTG aatcttCAGCTAGATGAGGAAACCCAATATCAAACTGCTGTGGAAGAGTCTTTCCAAGTTAACATGTGA
- the Rnf138 gene encoding E3 ubiquitin-protein ligase RNF138 isoform X2, whose product MSEELSADTSYTEDDFYCPVCQEVLKTPVRTAACQHVFCRKCFLTAMRESGIHCPLCRGSVTRRERACPERAIDLENIMRRVSGSCRCCSKKIKFYRMRHHYKSCKKYQDEYGVSSVIPNVKISQDSVRSSNRSETSASDNTETYQEDTSSSGHPTFKCPLCQESNFTRQRLLDHCNSNHLFQIVPVNLQLDEETQYQTAVEESFQVNM is encoded by the exons ATGTCCGAGGAGCTTTCGGCGGACACGTCCTACACGGAAGATGATTTCTACTGCCCAGTCTGTCAGGAGGTGCTCAAGACGCCGGTGCGGACCGCGGCCTGTCAGCACGT TTTCTGTAGAAAATGTTTCCTGACTGCAATGAGAGAGAGTGGAATACATTGTCCTCTATGTCGCGGAAGTGTGACTAGAAGAGAAAGAGCATGTCCGGAACGGGCCATAGATCTTGAAAATATCATGAGGAGGGTTTCTGGTAGCTGCAGATGCTGTTCAAAAAAG ATTAAATTTTATCGCATGAGACATCATTACAAATCTTGTAAGAAGTATCAGGATGAATATGGTGTCTCTTCTGTCATTCCAAATGTTAAGATTTCTCAAGATTCAGTAAGGAGCAG TAataggagtgaaacatctgcatcTGATAACACAGAAACTTATCAAGAGGATACAAg TTCTTCTGGGCATCCCACCTTTAAGTGTCCCTTATGTCAAGAGTCAAATTTCACCAGACAACGTTTATTGGATCACTGTAATAGTAACCACCTATTTCAGATAGTTCCTGTG aatcttCAGCTAGATGAGGAAACCCAATATCAAACTGCTGTGGAAGAGTCTTTCCAAGTTAACATGTGA